The DNA window tgggaggggagaagagcagtgagcagcagcgtggaaTATTATGAGTGGCCAAATTAGTTTTTAGTCTCATGCAttgaccaaataactctgaagtataaaacacaacagaataagTAAATGTAAAATTCAGTATTAGGAGTTATTCATAATCTCAACCGTACCTGCATGTATGCGTCCGTCCTTCTCAGCAGACCCTCCTGGAATGAGGTTCTTGATGTACATTCCCCCATTAGGAAGGCCAGCGTTACCACCACCCTGAATGACATTGTGTTTTATTCTAGGCATTAATGTTACACAAATTAAAATACTTTGCTGTAGTATTCATAGTTGGGTACAACACAGCTTTGCAGGTGCGACTAGAACAACCTTCCCTCTCTCTAATCCTGTCAGAGCACAAATGTTAATGAGATTGAGTCCGGTAGACTTTGTGACACCACACTCATTTCCTCATAGACTaaaagcacaggtgtcaaactcaaggctcgcCATGTCATTTTATACAGGacacaaaagcctggaaataatatgcatcaataaaaTACCTTATCTTTACTTACTAGAGTAAATGTATGAGTTATTTCCATGTTGACAGAAAAGAAATACCGTTTGTAACTGCATATCTTTTCAACTTTGATATTATCGAATACTGGAAAAATAACATATTATCATACATTCCAaattgtatatttaaaaaaaattcaaaacagcAACAAATATCTACTGGACTCATGAATTCAAGGCAAATTTTATACTGTAAAAAATGACAAAAGCTTTTacaggcagctcagtcaccagaattttattgtaaaaagaaCTGTGGTATTGTTTCACTTACATCAATAAATTGTAGAAACAACAAAAATAGATTTTATGGGAAAAATAAAATGGCAGCTAGGTCGCCAGAAATTTATGAttgaaaccccccccccccccaaaaaaaacagatgtgcctatatatatatatatatatatatatatatatatatatatatacatttatatatatatatatatatatatatatatatatatatttatatatatattaggggtgttggaaaaaatcgattcgattaCGAATACgttttgcgattcagaatcgattctcatttttaaaaaatcgatttaaaaaaaaaaagtttttttttttttttttatcaatccaacaaaacaatacacagcaataccatcacaatgcaatccaattccaaaaccaaacctgacccagcaacacttagaactgcaataaagacacaaacacgacacagaacaagccaaaagtagtgaaacaaaaatgaatattatcaacaacagtatcaatattagttataatttcagcatagcagtgaataaaaatccctcattgaaattatcattaaacatttctaaaaataaaaaaaagaacaatagtgtcacagaggcttacacttgcatcgcatcccataagcttgacaacacactgtgtccaatgttttcacaaagataaagcaagccatatttttggttcgtttaatagttaaaacaaatttacattattgcaatcagttgataaaacattgtcctttacaattataaaagtttttttttttaaatctactactcatctagcatgtcagcagactggggtagatcctgctgaaattgtttgtattgaatgaatacagaatcgttttgaatcggaaaaatatcgtttttgaatcgagaatcgaatcgaatcgaaaaaaatcgatatattatcgaattgtgaccccaagaatcgatattgaatcgcatcgtgggacacccaaagattcacagccctaatatatatatatatatatatatatatatatatatatatatatatatatatatatatatatgttcctcGTCCACTAATTGACCGAAAGAGCACGCACTTCATACGCGCTCCCCCGACGTTGTGGTGCAAACGCGATGTCATGTTATCATGTAAAAattcatttttagacaatatgatttgcctgagtggctaggagactccgagagtaacaagcggtagaaaatggattaaacaGGACAGATTTACAAAAATAATagttataaaagaaaaaaatgttctttatttttactTGGAACTTTCCACGGGCCGAATTTTGGACGCTGACGGGCCGAATACGGCCCttgggctgtagtttggggacccctgttctagCCTATTTAATTGCTTTAAACAGAAGTTACACTAGATTGCCAAAGCTTTTGATTGAGAAAGCAGAGTAAACTTGACATGCACAGAATATTGATGTACAGTACTACTATGTTTGACATCAAGCCACAAACTAGTAACATACTCACAGTGATGCTGATTCCCAGACTTCCTGATAGCTTCTTGAGCTTCACAGTGATCTCCTCTGGCCTCTCGCAGTTCATAGAGGAAGAAAGCATGCATCCATCCTTGAATTAATGACCAaagtatttcatccatccatgcaACAAGAGAGCTCATCATTCTGTGCTTTACAACCACACAGCCACATACCTTGCCTTACCATTTTTAAAAGTACtcgattatataaaaaaaaaaaaaacacttgcaagGTTGGTCATACCTGCGCGTTAAGAACACGGACTTCTTGGGGGATGTGTAGCCTTTTGCTGGTCTTTGGCTCCATCATGACTGAGACGATCTCATCCAGGCTGTCCTCCCCCGACTGTCCGAATGCCATCAGTGTGCTTTGTGACTCGTAATTCCTCAATGCAGAAGGCCGTGCAGTGTTTGGAGTTTGGGGTACTGAAAGTAAACGTGCCAAACATCAGTCGGAAAGTCAGTTTTCACGTGGATTTGAGGTGTTTGCTGCGTatgtatcgagtcgatactaaaTAGTTCAGTATTAcgagtattattattttaataatcaaATAATCTAACGATTAGTTTGTTTAAGTAATTGAGTAATCGGATGAAATAGACTTAATATATTCAATATGTGTTTTAGGGAtcattgttaaaataaaaaatgtttcgcCCTGCCATAACCgtcattgtctttttttttttttaaataaatgcgcGTCAACATTGAAATTGAACTTTAAAAAAGTCTgcattaataaaaacaataaaatgcacCCCATCCCAGCAGCTGTACGGAAACTTTGTCCGCGTATTTAAAGTTCCGGGCTCTCCATGCTGCCCAGATTTGATCTATTTTTATTAGTGACACTCGTTAAACGATTAATAAAGCAACATAATATGAATCAAAGCTTTTTTGTCATCAAATGAATCGATATAATTGATTAATCGTTGCATCCGGAGGTACGAGCGCACTCCCATAAATGATAAATACCACgttagggaagggattcatatggccctatTCCTGGGCGGAAGAGTTCAATCATTTTGCaaagcagtctgctgaaaatgatggtaaTAATCACTTTACATAGCGACTAATGCTgttgtcaaagttggaattgccccaaaatgtattttaagataATCAACACTTAACTCGCATCTGGCGGCTAAAGAGTGTAGTGcaagtttcatgtgtcaggtaaactgtgatgaatggggccatatgaatctccTTCCTACTGTATACAAAAAGAAAACGATAATTATTTCTGTGCATGCGGTGGAAAAATATGTAGGCGGAGTTATACACAATAGCGCTGGTTACACTGAGGATGGACAACATCTCTTTTGGGCTCAGTGCACCAAACTAAAGGAAAGTACATGAAAGCAATTAACTAAtagaaaaaagtaaaacattaaacTTTAAGTATTGTATAATGTAGAAGAATTGATGCAGAAACATGTCATTAAGAATAGAGACGATGTCTTTGAAAATGTGAAAGAATcttctaggacagtggttctcaaccttttttcagtgatttaccccctgtggacatttttttttgattcaagtaccccctaatcagagcaaagcatttttggttgaaaaaaagagataaagaagaaaaatacagcactgtgtcatcagtttctgatttattaaattgtataacagtgcaaaatattgctcatttgtagtggtctttcttgaactatttgcaaaaaaagatataaaaataacaaaaaaaacttgttgaaaaataaacaagtgattcaattataaataaagattcctacacatagaagtaatcatccacttaaagtgccctctgtggggattgtaatagagatccatctggattcatgaacttcattctaaacatttcttcacaaaaaaagaaatctttaacatcaatatttatggaacatgtccacaaaaaatctagctgtcaacactgaatattgcattattgcatttcttttcacagtttatgaacttacattcatattttgttgaagtattattcaataaatatatttataaaggattttcgaattgttgcaatttttagaatatttaaaaaaaatctcacgtaccccttggcataccttcaagtacccccaggggtacacgtacccccatttgagaaccactgttctaggatGAAAGGGACAGTGATAACTCAGCAATATAGTGGTCTCATTATTGACACTTCCTTCCTCATCAAGAACAAATGTCAACTATATGGAAAAGAGTAAGGAATtcttcacttttttattttggttttgtttcttATATTTGTCTTTTCATTATTGTAATGTATATGTCCCGAAACCAGTGACTTTGGTGTTAATTTAGGTGTAATTTAGATAAAGGTTCTCGGAGTTAAACTGAAACTCGACTTGTATTCAATTGTTGAAACTGAACTAGTTTATCACCGGAGGACCACCCGTATGCAAATTCGTCAACAGGGCTGCAACCACCACACAAACatggacacacagacacacacagagcacCTTTTGGCTGCGAGATAATGAGCTGCACTTCCTCCGGGCTGCTCTGCATGACCTCCGCTGCCTCGCTGAAGGTGGCGCCCTCCAAGCTGATGTGGTTCAGAGAGATCAGGCGACCACCTAGGGGCAAAGGTCACCAAAATGTTATTTTCTACGTTAAGCTAGCAATAGCTGTTTTGTTTTATGACCAAACAAAATCATAAGAACAAGATGTGTTGGAAGCAATTTAATTCAAATTTTAGGATGATGAGAAAAAAACCTTTTCAGAAATACCTGGCCGTATATGTCCGTCCTTATCAGCGGGTCCCCCGGGTAACACAGATGCAATGAAAATGCCCAGGTCGTAACGCCCCACTGTGTCCTCTCCCACTATCACTATACCTTCATGGATACAAACCAcagttttagtttaaaaaaaacatgcaataacTTTTACTCCATCATCATTAACTGTACTTCTTTTGTAAACTGAAGTATGTCGTATTTAACTATTTGCCGTTATTAAGTGTATTGTAAAATCTTACCCAGCCCAAGCTTTGGGTCTTTCTTCAGAGAGATGCATATAACTTCTCTTTCTGATGATGACCCCTGTTTAGGTAGCGTTTCTGTGAGATAGACATACAAATAAATGCACGCTAATCCAGTACAAACTAATCTAGACTCACTGGAAGCCAAGTTTTATTGGTTAAAATGTTAAAATCTTGCACATACTTgatgtcaaatatattgtacatacaaatacacctttatactcacatacacacaattattcatacatatacacacacaaatacagtacattcctacacactcaaagttcatgcatccacacgcacattcactgtacaaacatacatgtacacatactgtacatatacaagtacacatGCGTACATGcttataatcacgtttcatcgaAGATATATTAACATTGTAGGCCAAGGGAAAACTcagtaacacatggcacactgacaaagcttaacctattgttactataacaatctacaaggttaatacagttcgcttCTCCTTCTttccctccatttttctgctttcttttgtatttgaagttataattacatataccgtatttccttgaattgccgcagggcatatagtatgcgcctgccttgaattactgccgggtcaaactcgcttcccaaaataattagcgcatgcttagtattaccgcctggtctaactcgtgacgtcacgagtgacacttcccctgtcatcattttcaaaatggaggaggttgatttcaataccggtaatttgaaattgcataaagggaagaagattaagagctatttagtaggatttaaggtccaagcttacatcccattaaaatttttactgcatacctttgctaagtgccgcagtgagaagaggttttaaaataattagcacatgcttacttttaccgcatgcctttggtaagtgcaggagtgagaagaagttttaaattaattagcgcaccggcgacaattcaaggaaatacggtatgtattgttgcatttgaaacaagtgtattgttgataatagaggtaattatctttattattaattatcaatagtgctatttcttttggtatttgtattgctccaattGTAGTGTAACAATGCTCATTGTCTTTtctgttttattaatatttatttcactgactgcttctttgctatcgcTTTTACTATCATATATGTACTTATCCCATTTtttatgttgttctgttgttgttgttgtgtttgctgttgttgttgtctctctgtcttatccccttcttgtccccgcaatttccccctctgtcttcctttttttctctttctatccccccctgctccggcccggctgcaccaaataataatataatccaTTTAATGAACTCAAATACAAatagggcaacaagagaagtatctcacACTTTTCTTTAGTAAAGTAAACCAAGATGCAAATTAGACTCGTAAATGGCGAGTACGACACAAAAAGACGATTGGCTCCACTTCCCTTTTCTTTCTCTAGGATTATGAGTCATatgtgaacatcccatcagtcggcatcctaatgacagcagacattgtacaataagtgatgtttattatgtttgttgtctctcataagCTCTGCAGAGAGCAATAATCAGCGATGTTGTTAAAAAAAGCGAATATCATGATGTGTTTTTGAAATGTATGCACTTTGCATGCTTAAAATAATCTAAATatttaaatgtgcctgttactacatcaaatatatacttacatcatgtatataaaaccctaatgaagGTGTTTTTAGGGGCTttctttataggcagaatagtgcGGCTCTAATGGGCTCcgttgtaagtggacttttgatcacatttatttaatatgtagaatgctttaaaaaaaaaatccatccgttgtcatgtcttttataatgactGTGAACGATAAACCACATtcctaaaaaagtgcagttcccctttaaacagagGAAGTGAACATCAGTATTGTTCACTGTGATTCGTGCTATCATGATTTCTGGACATTAAGGTGCTACTTTTTTCTCATGCTTTGAATCTTTCTCTTTTTATAATACTGTGACTAGTTTATGAATTTTTTCGGGTTCACAACCTTTGTGTGCAATCAAATTTGATCCGACCAATGAAATTGCCAAACAAGTCAAGGTGGACCAATGAAATTGTTCATATTaaatcaaacacactcacacaaataTTTAGTCATCCATTTAGAATGTTATGCACTCACTCTAATCATGGAAAAGACACAACGAAATGCACACGACGCATCCTCAAAGCCAAAGACATACGACCCGACCATTGATAAACGAAACAGCCGCTGCACGGAATGAAAATCCACCACCACAAACGACCCCGAATGGCCGGTCATATTGCGTACCTTATTGTCATAAGCTAAACTATGACTGTGACTATGACTATATCTGAAGGGAAGGAGAGTCAAATGGTTGGTTGTGTACCTCTGGATGCTGGGCAGTTAAAGGGAGCTTCGGATCCACTTCTCTGAGAACAGGCCGGGGAACGCATGCCAGTGCTGCTGCGCTGACTACTGGAGCAGGTGCTGAAAGTGAGACGTTTAAATTACAATTCCAGTCATTATAAAGTCCATGGTTACCTGACATTAACTGGACGAGAAgttagaaatgtttttctttgggGATTGGAATAAGAAGCGATAGCAACATACTTTTGTTCATAAAGGCTCTGGCGCTGCTGCTTAAAGCGGGCTTCGATCCTTGCAGCGACGTCCTCACAAAGCCTTGTCAGGGACTCATTTTGAGGAGTGGTCAGGCCACTGTCGTCTTGTGGTGTCTCAGAACCTATGATGGACTTAATCCGACTGCTTTGTGTCCGACAAGTTGTTGCGTAATGGGGGATGTTCTCATCTAGAAACATACGCAAACTAAAACTGTAGATTTTTACATGAAAAGGGGAAACTGAAGGCTTCGGGAAACCATGAAATCCTCTAATTGAAAGCGCAATACCGTACCTGAGGCCATGCTGTGACTGAGCTGACGAGAATTCATTTCATTGTTGAACTTGTGCTGAGATGAACAGAGGTTACACAGGTATTTGGCTACCTTTGACGTCTCTGTGATGAAGGTGTTCTTCTTCTTACTAGCCCGACACTCTATGACAAATTTCCGTCTCTGGACGAATTTCAAAGGACGTTGTTTTATGGGACAAAAACAGGTTTAAATCTAGGTTTAAGTCAATCACTCCACTCACATTGGAGGAAATAGTGGCGGTCTCCCTCCAGTAGAAAGTCTGACTTGTACAACGGCAGCCATTTTTCACTTCATAGACAACAACTCCTTTGGCACAAACTCCAAGTATAATTTCTCCTTCTACCGGCTTTTTTCGCGTGTCACACGGTGAAACAAGACACCATATTCAGGCAACTGCAGACAAACCTGCATGAATAAAAGACTACATAAGTCTGTGGTTGACTGAAATCAATCTGTGTGGCAAAGTATTTGAAATATTTTACCTTGAGGAACTCAAGTTCTGATTCATCTGTGAGCATTTGGCCGTTGTTGGCATGAAGTCGTTGCAGCTCTCCAAGGATATAAGGCAAGGCACGTTTTTCCATCACACTTTTGGGGACATATTGATCAGGGCGACAGTAGTTTCTACCATACACCTAGAAATAATACTGTTACACCAATCTTTCATTTTCAGAACTTCACGTTTAGGATTGAGTTTCTTCAAACCTCAGGCATGCAGTCCCCATACTCTGTCTGCAAGGCCAATGCTCCGAGGTATAGAGCAGTCTCCTCGTGGCAGGACAATCTGTCCTCCAATAGGTCTTTTCTGAGTTGGAGGTAGTACTGGTGGTGGGTCTGTTTGTGCCTAGTGGAAAGATAATCTTGATCTTTTATGTGGTCATTTGTAATGAATGCTTAAGGTTTTGTGGTGACAAAGGAGTGAAATACTTACAAAATAATAGAAATGTCATTTACAAAGAATTTGACCCTGAAGAAAAGGACAAATGTGGTTGTAGGCACTTTCTTCCAGCTATCTGGAGCAACTTTGGAGATCTTGCAGTCGTTGTCCACAAAGAAAAACTCGTTATCTGACCAGAGAAGAAAAGATTCATGTCGATACCTACAGTCAACGGATTGTTTTAGCTTCCTATCTAACTGCATAATTACCATCGATGTAAGCGAGTCCGAAGTAGAAGTGTTCCACCAGGTTGGCGTGAGCAGCAATCATGTCAAACACATCCCCTCCTCTGGATTTCACGTCACATTTGATGACTATGTTTTGACCATTGGGCATCACAACAGTCAGCTCTCTTTGCGTGATGGGAGATTTACCTTTTTTTGACTACAACACACAATGGACAACAACATGGAAGTGACCTGAACTGTTTGTCACAAAATACAATAAAGGCATCAATGCGACTACAGGTATGTAAATAGTGAACTATGAACCCCTGCAAGTGGATGCTTAGGCTTAGTTTTTCCGATTGATTGATCGATCAAAAGGTGACCCCTAGGAGTCTTTTGACAATGATTAATTCCATCGAGCACTCACCACAATGGATCCCGGGAGCTCCAAAACAACTACCGGCTCATCTGACATTCTTAGGAACTCTGGACCCATCTCCTAGGAcagaatatatacagtatagtgtaCATAAATATATTGTCCTTCTACTCATCCGTCAAGTTTCCTTACCTTATTTTTTCTTTCGCTCAAACTCATGGAGGATTCAAACTGTGAGAGAAATTTGGAGTTAGAATGTCGACCACCATCCATGTATGGACTACAGGCAGTCCTATTCAACTGCTGCCAGCTCCCGATACTCTCCGTGTGCCGACGCCCCGAGGTAATCATTGGGGGGATTGAGTTCATCATTCTTTCACTGGTGTGAAATTAAATCTGTCACTCATAAAATCCACTAAAAACATAATGATTGTGTTGGAAGAATCAGAAATGAGATTATACCTTGTAGGCTCAGGTGGATAAGATGCTCCTGAAAAAGTTCTGGAGACCTTGTTTTTCATCACCCATGTGGAGTTAGAAAAAGACTGCCCTGAAATACATTTCAGGTTTGATAATTGGGAAAGTTATCTTTGTCACATATTTTTTTAGTGTTCCTAATTAACATTTATTTTCTTACTGTGTAGCTTGTCTCTAACCATCTGACTGCGATCAGTCAGCAAGGATCCATTGTCTGTCGTAACATTAGCATCAACCTGTCGGAAGGAATTTCTTAATTGAACGTCGGTAAAAATCAAAGCTCCATGCCCACTAACCGAGTTTCTGTAGATGTCTTCTACCAGCTGTCTGACAAGCCGCTCAGCTGGAGGCAGCATGAAGGTCTTGTGGTGGTGTGCGCAGGTCTCTAGCACCGTCAGCAGGTCCATCCGTCTGACCACTGTGTGCTCACACATGCTCAGGAGTAAACCCTCTAACTCCGCACTGAGATGGACCGGCTGTGGGAAAAAGGAATATTTACCTCATTACGTTTGAATACCATGTCTACGGATGTTCTTATTCATTCGGGCCAATGTATTCTCAATCGCAACAGGACTGCtcagtttgtcttggaagacgtttcacCTCTCATCAAAGCAGGTCTTATCAGTTCATCCTaatagacttacattggtcagatctagtctagatgCTAGTCCCAAAACCTGCCCCCAACTTTTTATTTATGTCACCAGCCTATACGctagaactgaccaatctaagtctatgaaccAAATCCGGCAGAATGACCCCAAGCCTCTGAGGGTTAAGCTTCAGTTTAAAACTTGGGAGACACttgaacatttttgcagcaaattctaaAAAACATGAAAGCTTTCCTGTTGTACGGAGAATTGGTTTACATAGAGAGATTCCAGGGCCATTTGTAGCCCTTAGCTCATTTTCTATTATGGTCTGGTCACCCTGGTCCTCACTGTAGCTGTCTGAAAATGTGGCCCACCAggttagtggttagagtgtccatcctgagactggaaggtcgtcagttcaaaccccggccgagtcataccaaagactacaaaaatgggacccatcgcctccctgcttggcactcagcatcaagggttggaattgggggttaaatcaccaaatgattcccaagcgcggcgcacgctgctgctcactgctcccctcacttcccagggggtgaacatggggatgggtcaaatgcagacgacacatttcaccacacccagtgtgtgtgtgacagtcgtCGAGACTTTAACCTTAACTTTTTACGAGAAAAGGCAAAGTACCTGGTTTTGAGGTAGATGATAATCCACGCACCAATAAAAAGTCATGCCAAGTGAGTATACGAGTATCTGGGGGAACAGAAGG is part of the Nerophis ophidion isolate RoL-2023_Sa linkage group LG08, RoL_Noph_v1.0, whole genome shotgun sequence genome and encodes:
- the frmpd2 gene encoding LOW QUALITY PROTEIN: FERM and PDZ domain-containing protein 2 (The sequence of the model RefSeq protein was modified relative to this genomic sequence to represent the inferred CDS: inserted 1 base in 1 codon), with protein sequence MGTFVTLAEVLESRGSPLDEDEIWTLLLVTSEALQDISKKGSGTICSILSPGSVLLSSNGSLAFKSCGRYDDVASFVAPEVLQGHTSSTRNTAEKILVYSLGMTFYWCVDYHLPQNQPVHLSAELEGLLLSMCEHTVVRRMDLLTVLETCAHHHKTFMLPPAERLVRQLVEDIYRNSVDANVTTDNGSLLTDRSQMVRDKLHRQSFSNSTWVMKNKVSRTFSGASYPPEPTSERMMNSIPPMITSGRRHTESIGSWQQLNRTACSPYMDGGRHSNSKFLSQFESSMSLSERKNKEMGPEFLRMSDEPVVVLELPGSIVSKKGKSPITQRELTVVMPNGQNIVIKCDVKSRGGDVFDMIAAHANLVEHFYFGLAYIDDNEFFFVDNDCKISKVAPDSWKKVPTTTFVLFFRVKFFVNDISIILHKQTHHQYYLQLRKDLLEDRLSCHEETALYLGALALQTEYGDCMPEVYGRNYCRPDQYVPKSVMEKRALPYILGELQRLHANNGQMLTDESELEFLKVCLQLPEYGVLFHRVTRXKKPVEGEIILGVCAKGVVVYEVKNGCRCTSQTFYWRETATISSNRRKFVIECRASKKKNTFITETSKVAKYLCNLCSSQHKFNNEMNSRQLSHSMASDENIPHYATTCRTQSSRIKSIIGSETPQDDSGLTTPQNESLTRLCEDVAARIEARFKQQRQSLYEQNTCSSSQRSSTGMRSPACSQRSGSEAPFNCPASRETLPKQGSSSEREVICISLKKDPKLGLGIVIVGEDTVGRYDLGIFIASVLPGGPADKDGHIRPGGRLISLNHISLEGATFSEAAEVMQSSPEEVQLIISQPKVPQTPNTARPSALRNYESQSTLMAFGQSGEDSLDEIVSVMMEPKTSKRLHIPQEVRVLNAQDGCMLSSSMNCERPEEITVKLKKLSGSLGISITGGGNAGLPNGGMYIKNLIPGGSAEKDGRIHAGDRLLEVDGISFQSITHEQAVECLRKTREVVTLVVERGPMTFPRGSLGAYTDTSSVSTHNIDTRQQRINSFSTISNPSHAFCEQPSNYNFVTDDNTEEVTLTKSTNGLGFSFVMCELDPPIPDFGSLIRIKQLFPDQPAQLSGRINEGDVLLAIDGQSLKDLSYPKVLNLFKTSQSEVRLTLCRPSPGTLPSFHQLTRT